In Candidatus Margulisiibacteriota bacterium, the genomic stretch AAAAATTGTTCTTTCGGCGCGTAGGCGATCGATTGATTGCCGCCTTTGATGATAATCAGTTTTATGCTTTAAACACATTAATTGTTATGAACTTAAAAAAAGGGGCAAATAATGATTTAAAATATTATTTGGCTCTTTTCAACTCAAAACTAATAAATTATTATTATTCAACTTTCTTAAAATCTACAAAAAAAGTGTTTTCAGAAATACAAACAAGACAAGTTGCACAATTGCCAATCAAACCCATAA encodes the following:
- a CDS encoding methyltransferase translates to KLFFRRVGDRLIAAFDDNQFYALNTLIVMNLKKGANNDLKYYLALFNSKLINYYYSTFLKSTKKVFSEIQTRQVAQLPIKPINPSIVGQKESHNKLVLLSKQMINLNKQLKATPENSNNWLQLKEEIAKTDKQIDAEVYKLYGLTEEEIKVVEGEK